Proteins found in one Solitalea lacus genomic segment:
- a CDS encoding alpha-amylase family glycosyl hydrolase, translating to MKQFVIALCFTMFTGSLLAQKIQPVPVWLKTAIFYQIYPQSFQDTNNDGIGDINGITHRLDYIKWLGCNAIWINPCFESPFFDAGYDVTDYYKVAPRYGTNQDLENLFKEAHKRNIKVCLDLVAGHTSDQHPWFKASQQQTLNEFSDRYIWTNDSTLKPEKFVAGKFERNGTYRKNFFECQPALNYGYGKPNPDNPWEQAVTAEGPQKTKSELIRIIDFWMDKGADGFRVDMAGSLVKNDPDLVATNKLWKDIRSHFQSKYADGILIAEWGDPAKSIKANFMMDFLIHLRNSGYSSMFFNKEGVYRHDTCYFSSQGNGSPVNFINLYNQQLKEVVAGKGYLCLPTSNHDFQRPASGDRNTIEQLKAAMVFFLTLPSVPLVYYGDEIGMKYISGLPNKEGSVLSKGNRAGTRTPMQWDKTKGAGFSSADPEKFYLPLDSSLIRPDVATQLADTNSLLHFTRKLLTLRSSSKALKTEGTIQFYNTAEHTYPLVYQRKFKNETFLIVINPSAKEQAIQIKSDKNVKKVNPTLIDGVELNTDKSKGLTITAKTYGYGIFKLN from the coding sequence ATGAAACAATTCGTAATTGCATTGTGCTTTACAATGTTTACAGGCTCGCTTTTGGCCCAAAAAATACAGCCGGTCCCTGTTTGGTTAAAAACAGCCATATTTTATCAGATCTATCCGCAGAGTTTTCAAGATACCAATAATGACGGCATTGGTGATATTAACGGTATTACTCATCGGCTTGATTATATTAAATGGCTGGGTTGTAATGCAATTTGGATCAACCCTTGTTTTGAGTCTCCTTTTTTTGATGCCGGATACGATGTGACTGATTATTACAAAGTGGCTCCTCGATATGGTACCAATCAAGATCTGGAGAACTTATTTAAAGAAGCTCATAAACGAAACATCAAGGTTTGTTTAGACTTGGTGGCGGGACATACCTCCGATCAGCATCCATGGTTCAAAGCATCTCAGCAACAAACACTAAACGAATTTTCGGACCGATACATCTGGACGAACGATTCAACCTTAAAACCGGAAAAGTTTGTTGCCGGTAAATTTGAACGAAATGGCACTTACCGTAAAAACTTCTTTGAGTGCCAACCCGCATTGAATTATGGCTATGGTAAACCCAATCCCGATAATCCATGGGAACAAGCTGTAACAGCAGAAGGGCCTCAAAAGACAAAATCCGAGTTGATCAGGATCATAGATTTTTGGATGGATAAAGGCGCTGATGGATTCAGGGTTGATATGGCGGGCTCTTTAGTAAAGAATGACCCTGATTTAGTGGCAACAAATAAGTTATGGAAAGATATCCGTTCTCATTTTCAGTCGAAATATGCTGATGGGATTTTAATTGCAGAATGGGGTGATCCGGCAAAATCGATCAAAGCTAATTTTATGATGGATTTTCTCATCCACTTACGCAATTCAGGTTATAGTTCTATGTTTTTTAATAAAGAAGGCGTTTATCGACATGATACCTGTTATTTCAGTAGCCAGGGTAATGGCTCTCCGGTCAATTTCATCAACCTCTATAATCAACAATTAAAAGAGGTTGTTGCAGGCAAAGGGTATTTGTGTTTGCCAACTTCCAATCATGATTTTCAGCGTCCGGCAAGTGGCGACAGGAATACCATTGAGCAGTTAAAGGCAGCTATGGTTTTTTTCTTAACCCTGCCAAGCGTTCCGTTGGTTTATTATGGCGATGAGATTGGGATGAAATACATCAGCGGATTACCTAATAAAGAAGGCAGTGTGTTAAGCAAAGGAAATCGTGCCGGAACAAGAACTCCTATGCAATGGGATAAAACCAAAGGTGCAGGTTTCTCGAGTGCCGATCCCGAGAAGTTTTATTTGCCATTGGATTCTTCATTGATCCGTCCTGATGTGGCTACTCAATTAGCTGATACAAACTCACTACTTCATTTTACCCGTAAACTGTTGACTTTAAGAAGCTCTTCCAAGGCTTTGAAAACAGAAGGAACTATTCAGTTTTATAACACTGCTGAGCATACATATCCCTTGGTTTATCAGCGTAAGTTCAAAAACGAAACCTTCTTGATTGTGATCAATCCTTCAGCTAAAGAACAAGCAATTCAAATAAAGTCTGATAAAAACGTTAAAAAGGTAAACCCAACGCTTATTGATGGGGTAGAGTTGAACACTGATAAAAGTAAAGGACTAACCATTACAGCTAAGACCTACGGTTACGGCATTTTCAAGTTAAACTAA
- a CDS encoding RagB/SusD family nutrient uptake outer membrane protein, translating into MKKIYILVSALALIISSCSVKEEILDEVNGGNVVTDNKNVEMIVAPAYAYLRDLNSRSGVWGALLATTDELAWPARGADWVSVDYQTLCTHNYKPTNIYIRNTWNSFMLGVTRCNVALQYLSAFPKSEKTDVYIAEVRFIRALCMFKLADNFGKFPFREYTETDYSKQPTIYNREQAVERIIKEINEIIPVLKNKSEVPYGRVSKAAAQMLLANVYLNHEVYTGKAKWQETIKACDDIINSNLYKVADDYWGLFQYDNANYLQSTESILSVIYDETNGLTGLASPSITLHYSQKFGTYTSLLNGCCTTPAFVDTWDVNDKRFKDTRLVSQLGFNQGLLIGQQYSTAGVALKTRTGDPLIYTKNFSISNSKEEQGVRIVKFAPNPASTSPGQNAGNDFPLYRLSDTYLIRAEAKFRAGDVAGALTDLNYIRNTKRGQPAYTSLDLGKILNERGYELYWEGNRRTDLIRFNKYTAPRAEKNFETPAYMVLLPIPISAIEANPNLTQNIGYN; encoded by the coding sequence ATGAAAAAAATATATATTCTAGTTAGTGCATTGGCTCTTATCATAAGTTCTTGTTCGGTAAAAGAGGAAATTTTAGATGAAGTTAACGGAGGAAATGTTGTTACTGATAATAAAAATGTTGAAATGATTGTTGCCCCTGCTTATGCTTACTTAAGAGATTTGAATAGCAGATCAGGTGTTTGGGGTGCCTTATTGGCAACTACTGATGAGTTGGCATGGCCGGCAAGAGGGGCTGATTGGGTTTCAGTTGACTATCAGACACTTTGTACGCACAATTATAAACCAACTAATATTTATATCCGTAACACCTGGAATAGCTTTATGCTTGGTGTTACCCGTTGCAATGTGGCGTTACAGTATTTGTCGGCTTTCCCTAAATCAGAGAAAACGGACGTTTACATTGCCGAAGTGAGATTCATCAGAGCGCTTTGCATGTTCAAGCTTGCGGATAACTTCGGAAAGTTTCCGTTCAGGGAGTATACTGAAACCGATTATTCAAAACAACCAACCATTTATAATCGCGAGCAGGCTGTTGAGCGTATCATTAAAGAGATCAATGAGATTATTCCGGTATTAAAGAATAAGTCAGAAGTTCCTTATGGAAGAGTATCAAAAGCAGCGGCTCAAATGCTATTGGCTAATGTTTACTTAAATCATGAGGTTTATACCGGAAAAGCAAAATGGCAGGAAACAATTAAAGCTTGCGACGATATTATTAACTCGAACCTGTATAAAGTTGCTGATGACTATTGGGGTTTGTTCCAATATGATAATGCCAACTACTTACAAAGTACCGAGTCAATTTTATCGGTTATTTATGATGAAACCAATGGTTTAACAGGCTTAGCATCGCCTTCAATTACACTACATTATAGCCAGAAATTTGGGACCTATACAAGTTTATTGAATGGATGCTGTACTACTCCGGCTTTTGTTGATACCTGGGATGTTAATGATAAACGCTTTAAAGATACCCGCTTAGTTAGCCAGTTAGGCTTTAATCAGGGTTTATTAATTGGTCAGCAATATTCAACTGCTGGAGTTGCATTAAAGACACGTACCGGAGATCCACTAATCTATACAAAAAATTTCAGCATTTCTAACTCAAAAGAAGAGCAAGGTGTACGTATCGTTAAGTTTGCTCCTAACCCTGCTTCCACTTCTCCAGGTCAAAATGCCGGAAATGATTTTCCGTTGTATCGTTTATCTGATACGTATCTTATCCGTGCTGAGGCGAAATTTAGAGCAGGTGATGTTGCCGGTGCCTTGACCGATCTTAATTACATAAGAAACACCAAACGTGGGCAACCAGCTTATACTTCGCTCGATTTAGGTAAAATTTTGAATGAGCGCGGATATGAATTGTATTGGGAGGGTAATCGTAGAACTGATTTAATCCGCTTCAATAAATACACAGCTCCTCGTGCTGAGAAGAATTTTGAAACACCTGCTTACATGGTGTTACTGCCAATTCCTATTAGCGCAATTGAGGCCAATCCTAATTTAACTCAGAATATAGGATATAATTAA